gaggccGGCGGCATCGCGTGCGAAGCGGGTCGCGGCGGCGGTGCCGCTCTGAGTCAGTGctcgccgcggcggcgggggactGCGGGCTGTGAGCGAAAGGGAGACAGACGCTGACTGATCTCTGCCGCCCGTCGGAGGGCCGCCTGGCACGCAAGGCTTTCTGTCACCCGCCCGCGCCTCGCCGGGACGGCGCTGCTCTCCGGCCGGCCCCGGTTAGTCCCCTCGCCCCGGGGCCTTCCAACGACCCCGCCTGAGGCGCTTCTCCTGCCGTCGCCGGGCACCCCCGCAGGCGGTGGCCGGTAGCCCCCTCCCTCCGCGCTGCTAGAGAGCGGCAGCCGCCTCCCGCGGCGCTGGCCGCGGCTGGGCGCTGCTTGCTTTCTTCGGCCGCCGCGGGGCCTCCCCTGGAGCCCCCTGCTTTTTCTGGGTGCCAGTTTTCGTTATTGACATCGCATACACACACGCGGACACACCCCGTTTGTGATTTTGGTGTTTACTTTTACAATTTGAAAAAGCTTCTTTGCCAAAAGTCCGTGGAAAGGGCAGAACCATCTGAAAGAAGGCTCTGTCAGCTCTGCGCCTCAGCGGACGTCCACCATCTTTGTCCGCTCCCTCAGGGCGGCGGCCGCACCTCTCTGTCCCTGCCCGCACAGCCGTGCGCTGCCATCACCAGAGGACAAAAAATACAATACCTTTAGATGGAAATGTGTGTGCGTGGTGTATGTGTAGGTGAAATCACCACATGGCTCTTCAAGTGTGACTACCGGCcataaatttcaaatattttacatttacattactTTTTCCAGTCCTCATCATCTCTCCTTGGAAGGAGAAAATGCCTCGTGTTGGGGTTTCTGCTACTGAAGGACTTGGGCTGTTTGTTGACAAGGACAGCCGCCACTGCTCACAGCAGCACAGAGTCCGAGGCATGTGTTCATTAGCATTAATTCGTGATTTTTCCAAGTGTTAAGAGGTGAGGAGAACTAGGAAGTGTAAAAGCCAAACAGTTCTGTGCCATCAACACTCTGAGCCACTGAAAATGGTGTAAAGTATTCACCATAATAAATACTTTTCGAGAAAGGGTGTTTTTGCAGAAATCAGGAACACATGAGGTGTTATTCTTCCAtctcagaaacaacagaaaactgaCATTTCTTAAGATTTCATTTCAATGGACTCAGTTGAACCAGTTACACCACAAGCTGCTTTCACAAAGCTGCTAAGTGAATGATGATTACTCACAAAGAAAGTTTCTCTGACATGAATCTCACTGAAATGAACACTTATGAAGCCTCTCCAAGAATCTTGAAGCACTCGGTGAACTTTCACAGACGTCACTTTGGAATTGATTTCCATCcctattttataaagaaattacaGATTAAGCTGTTTATTCCTACTGAAAAGTGTGAGTAGATGTGAAGTATTTTAACTCTGAGAGTAAAACATATGGCCCCCTTATTACCTGTCCCATGAATTTGCCCCGGGATCCCTTTTGggataaatgcttttttttttccctacctgaTCCCAGCCTGAATGCTGTCTCAGCTGCTAGTTTCTGCCTTTAAGGAACTTACCAAAGGGTGATGCCAGTAATGTCAGGGTCAGAAGTGGCAGTGGGAGGTTGTCTACTATGCTCTTCTACATTGTAGATTGTACAGCAGATTAGCCGCCTGGAAGGTTTTATGTTTACttcttttaaagcataaaaatgcATAGATAACACGATCAGAAGATCCAATACAAACAAATACAGAGACCTATGGGCTGATTCAGTTTTGCCCATACACTAAAATCAGTCAGATATCAAACAGCTAATCAGCGTGTGGCTGGCTTGGATTTTCTGGGGGTTACATTGCAAAAGAACAAAAGGGTTATAATTAAGTGCATTTAACAAAATATCAAAACTTTGTTAAGCTTTAGCACGGAATTCATGCCAGGTACTGCTCTCCTCCAGCTGTGCAGTGATGCAATACAGAAATGCCGCTGGGTTGCATTGATGAAGTCACACAACAGGCTCGAAACGCAACATGAGCCCCCTATACTTTCCAAACTTTTTCCTACCCTTTTTGGCAGTGCATACAAATAGATTGAAAAGGCTGAAGCAACAATTTCCAGGACACCAAACTCTTAAGGGCACATTCAGGCTCTTTCATGAGACTCATGACTTTcagtctttcagaaagaaatacttttgaaGTGCCAAAAGAACAACCTCTATCCTGAGAAAACCCGGAATGCTGAATTCTTCCTTGGGGCGAGAGGAGATTTAAGCTGCCCAGCTTCTACAAGGGttatatttgggaaaaaagagagaaagactgagCAGACACATGCAAAACAAGCAGGTAGGAAGTCATCTCTGTAGCAGAAAGAGCTGAAGTTTCTGGCTTTTTCATGTGGTAAACGCTCTTATCAGCCCAAACTGCGCTTTTCTAAACCTTCTTCTAAATACTGGTTCATTTACATAATACATATGCATGTGCACAATCATGTGTGACCAGGGAAGCACAGACCATCTGAGCAAAACAGGCAGCAATAAAGAAATCTGCAAAAGAGCTCTGCAGAAGTGGTGAAGCAACCGGAGATGAAAGAACTTGCTGCTCTGCACAGGGACACCAATTTCATTCTGATTGCGCAGGGTACCAAGCAGCTGCTGAGACATAGAAAATGCGAAATGAGATTTTTTATTCCAGACAAATGGTTAAGTGCAAGTTTATATTGATAACTGATCCGACCGAtaattacaaaaccaaacaaaacaactaaATAACCCACCCCAAAGCATAGGGAACTCATTTCTCCTGTGTTATCGATAGCCTACCAAATTGCTCCAACAGGACAACAGTTACAACATGTTCAGGTTTGTGCTGAAGCGAACTCCTCTCAGCAGCAAAGATCTTGGGAGGTGAAATTGAGACTGGGGCAATAGGAAGCTTTGGAGAATCAAGTACTGCTGGCAGTAAGTCTTTCTGATCATTGAGAAAGAAAGTGGACACACACATTTTCAGTATCCAGCACTTCAGGTTGGAGAAAGAGCCTTACTGTTAGCTTAGGGcattcttcccccacccccaacgCTGCCCAAGCAATAGCAGCATTGAAGCTCAACAATGGCAAAGCCTGCTCTCCTGAGATGGTCAAATACTGTTGTAAAATGTGAAGAACAGGTTAAAATAAAGGCCTGGAACTGTGTACGGGGGGTCAAGGCAGTTCTCCCACCAATACTAGTGGAGGTTGGCACAGAGATACCGGATTAAATATAGCCGCCATCTGTTAATTAGCCTTTTGTCAGCAGTTTGAGTTGATTTCCATAGTCAAACCCagctggggggcaggggaagggataGCCTTGAGGAAATACATTCAGCTTTTAGAGCAATCGCTGCTGATTCTTTCACTTCCTTCAATCTCTAttgcttctcccttctccctgtcACCCCTCATCTCCCCCTTTGCTCTCTTGCACACTTCCATGGGAAGGGCAAACAATGATATCTCCCAATTCCTCCTTGggcttctctgcttttcctgcttccCCTACTCAATTGTTGATTACCTGATAATCTAAAAAtagtgtcagggagcagcaagagctgGGATATTCCAAGATGGGGGACAAGCCAGGAGCCAGCAGAGACAGCACAGGTAGTGATACCCCCAGCCAGGGCACAGTCCCAAGCAGAGGTGAGGTAGTAACTGTGACAGAGTCCTTCAGGGTCCCATGTCAGGGACCATACCAGGGAGCCCACTCAGGacagcaggaggcagagctggaggcaagGCTACAGCATAGGTTCATGGTCCATCCAGGAAGCACAACCAAGGATGCCCAGAGCCTGAGCTTAGATGTGGCTCCTGGGTCCATAGGCAGGGTGCATGGATGAGGGTCCCAGGTGAGGGCCATTACTGGTGCTCTGAAGCCCTGACAGATAGTTAAGGCTAATGCTGAAGCAGAACAGAGTTTTAGGTTTAAGACTCCGATGAGGGGAAAATAAATGGAGATGGACCTTAAAAGACAGTAGCGTTGTTTTGCAGTTATTAGGCAAACTCCTTTTGCCAGTTGTAGCAATGCTCTCCCTCCTAAGCAGTAGCTCTGCCCGTGTGCAGGTGACTTCAAGATACCAGGCTACCAGGGTTTTGCTTTAGCCTCTGCCGCAGTCTCCCATTGTGATTTCAGACAAATTGCTTACTTGTTTCTGCTTGCTTAATGATAAAGTAGATGGATTTCTTTATCCAATGTGGGCATCTGAGATGAGGCAGTTACACAAGGCTGCCAAGGACTTGCCAGGTCTTCATAGGCATAGGTGCCCCTCTCATAAACTGGTCACCCTCCATCTTAAAGATAGTGAGAAATTTTCCCTCGTTTCTCCTTTGGAAAGGCTATTCAGTAGCCTCACTGGTTGGCTGATGAAACATACTTTCAAAGTCATGCTTAGATTGATGGACAGTTCAGTTTACTGGCACTTGTTTTCCCAAATGAGCTGAAATCTTCAGACACTTGATACAGGTGCACCCACTTGCTTCTTACCTAACCAAGGAGCACAATCAGTAGGACTTAAATTTCATGGGCTTTCCTGATGTGAGATTATGGTTGCCATGTTGCGGCTACCCTGAAAGATGCTCAGGTAGTGCCCTTTCCACTCTAGAAGAACCTGAGCATAGTTAAAAGTGCCTGAATGGTCAGGGTTTGTTAGCATTGCCTGCAACAACTTCTTGTGAATCACAGCTATGTTCTCAGCAGAATGGGATGCCAAGGTGGATGTGATTTTGTAACAGTCAATACAAACAGGAAACTTAAGGAAGTGTGACAACCAACATTTTTTTATTAGAGGGGCAATGGCCAAGCCATTCAGGAGGAATTAATTTTCAGGATttggctacagaagagctctaCAATCTCATTGCCTTCCCCATGCCCAGCCGCGGGTTTTTTTTCGGGGGAGACTTCAGCAGATGCCTTCCATCCTTTGGTCTTTAAGGCTGGGTTCCCTCTAGTGGCATTAAAAGGAGTATCGATTCTGTCTTATTGACTGATCTTGGTCCGTAGTAGGGGCAGGGGGAAAGAGGACACTGCAGGGTGTTACCAACACACATCACCAAACACTGACTTGTCTTCATATGGCTAGTAGCCTAGGACTCTTGTGTACCACaggttctttattttttccatcagctGTTCAGCCAGTATACTGAGTTTAGTTGTTTCTCTGATGAGGAAGTTCCTGCAGGAGATGACAGTGTATGTGGTAAGATACACAAATACGTGAGGGTAATCTCCATCTGCTGTAGTTACCGCACTGTCACTGTGCCTGTCACTGAGAGTGCAAAGCTCCTCAGCAGTCTTAGAGGGGCTTTCCTCAGAAGACAGGAATAGGCAGTATGTGTTTGCCATGAGTTACGTGAAACTGTATCTCTAGGGTCATCATGCTTTTCCTTTTGGGAGGAAACTCGTTCCCCTTCTTTGAGGAATATGTATTCACAGCTAGAGCCAATTCTGTGATTTGCGTCGAGTGACAGCAGTGTTTCCTGGCATCTTCAGTGCTCAGCCGCTCACAGACAGCACTGCAGCACCCTTCCAGGGGGGCTGATCCCCCACCAGCCAGTGGCCCCCTCCCTCACTACACATGTATAAAGACCAGTACCTGCTATCCCCACGAGCATTGTCGTGTTCAATGTCCATCCCTGGGAAGAGCTTGCACTTTCATGTGAAACCATATCGTCCCACCCCACCTTCCAGCACCCCGCTCCCGTTGGAGTCACATCAGGCTTTGGTTGCTGATTCATTTCCCATTGGGTCTCCCCATATAGATACTTGATTAATCTGTTCTTTCTCCcactcctccctctcccttttcacTCATGGCTATTGCAGCATTAGCACAGAGGATCTTTCCATACCTAGTCACAACAACTACTGGAGTCTGGGCAGCATCCACCAAGAACTGACCGACTTTAGGGGACATCTTGTTCACAGTTTCATAGATGTAAGCTGCAATTGCATCGGGGATGACCAACCAGTCACGACGGTCTTTCTCAAAGATGGTCTTTGAGTGCACTTCTGAGAAAGAGGAGGCAAAAAACCATAAGGCTTCTTCAGTCACTTGTGTCTCTCATATCTTCCCCCAGGCACAGTGGGAAGAGACTTGATATTCTGAGATTCAAAGCCTCCCCCAGAATTCGCTCTAGCAGCATCCAGCAGCACCTCATCACTCATTTTTTGGGCATCTAGGTCATAGGCCTTACATGGCAGAGTATTTGCATCAGGTACAGACAGTTTTCATGCCAGGCCCCTACTGACTTGTTTCACACTTCCAAGTACTATATATTCATGGTCTTGAACTGTGTTATTGGGTGTCAGTCCTACTTTATGGATGGGTTAGACTTCCCTAAGGCAAGTGAGAACCTGTGGAGCTCAGCCTTGTCTCAGGCAgacagaaaagcttttcagacTTACCAGGGAGAGTGGTGCTAAGAAGCAGAATCAGAGCTATCACCAATGCCCTGGATTGCAGCATGGTTTGCAGTACCAGTTCCACTCTCTACACCAAGAGACCTGCTGGCATCAGCAtacaatgttttggtttttttcagagaaataaaacatgtcAGCTAAACACCAGATTTTTGCAACAAACCTGCAACAAACAATACCTCTTTTATACGAGAGCTAAAATTCCTTGTTTCAGCACACGAGCAAACCACTAAGAGGTCAGAATAGGCTTCCTCCACATATAAGTACAACTGAAAAATTCATAATgtgggattttgattttttttggtagatTGCTCTGAAGAGCATTGTGCTAGTGAGTGCATCACATATAATGATCATCTTGGTGATCCGATGATCTGAGTATTTTGTCCTGCTCTTGTTGAGGAAAGACCAAACTACCCAGCTAGGTTCTCTTGTCTTTTCCACACTGGGATTAATGAAGTAGATAGTAGCTCAGACAGAACAAATTCTCGAAAGGGAGTAAGTGCAAACTTTAGCTTCATCCAATCTCCTTTATTTTGTCTATTAAAAAAGTCAGAATTGGAGGAACTCTTGAAAATTTGGTACTTGGTACATTGAAAAGATGACATTACATCTACACAAGCTTTTCAAACACACTGCACTTAAATAGGTGTTTAGAAGTTAAAATTGATTTCATTCTAACTGAATTAGAGGGCTGCATCACTCAGAGCAACATGAAGAAAACATTGTTAGGAATTGCAGTGGCAAAAAAGGCTGCAAGCCTATTACATGTGAATACTTTGCTAAATCCTGTGCCAGGTAGCTACAAGTCAGTTCTCCTTCTTATCCCACAGTAATGAAATTTCcatccatttttatttccttctgtgcACAGATTACCTCCAAAAGCTGCCACTCCGTTCACTAGACATTTGCTGACCAGCAGCAGTTGCTCCGTTACCACCCTTCCTTGATTTTTAATCCTAGAGCCAGTTTCTCCCTCCGTAGACAAAAAGTATAAATTTGCTTCCCAAGAGCATGAAGAGGTGATCTTACCCGCTTTAGAGCCTGTAGTCCCTACGGTGAAGGCAGCTAGAAAAAGATTATGTATCTTCCAACACTGAAACTCTGCAATCCCTACCATGGGCTTGACCCTTCTATGAGTCTTACGGAGCATCCGTCACTCAGCTTCAATCCAGGTCACCTCAATTTTCAGCAATATTCCTGGCTACGGAGCGTGAGAAGGGCTCACACTTTGGCTTGCAATAAGAAATGGGGCAAAATAGAAGACCACTTCCACTCACTTCTCTATGTCCTAGAGAGACCAGTCACAAAGTCCATACAACCCAGAACAGAGAGTTCAGCACTTACCTgtcctgctttctctctctttctcaggctGAAGCTGAAGTAGATGCTCATCTGAGACACCGGCATTTATGCAGAGCTAATATAGTGATAGCAAGAGGTCAAAGGTCCTGCTTTGTTTCCCCATTTGCTCTTTTGCAAGCATATCCAGCTCAGTGGGACAGGCAAGAAGCTGTGGAGGACTCTGGACCTGTTATTGAGATTTGGTAATGGAGGGTCAGTCTGACCTGAGCCTAAGAGACATGGAAGGCAGCTCCTGGGTCACTGAGTCCCCTACTTTTGCAGGCAACCATGTCATAGAGGCCCCTTTCATAAGCTGACCAAATTCCACATTAACAGTAGCTAGAGCTGGGCTGAATTTTGCTCCCACTGTTCCTGTGGGAAGGCCTGTGCCGTAACCTCACTGCTCTGACAGCTGGAACTTACTTGCAGCTATTATGCTCATTGGTATTTTACCCTCCATTTCCAACAAATGCATTAACCAAATGGTGCACAGGGCTAAGTGTGCACCcctctcacatttcttttttccccatgcccAAGTCTTTTTGCACAGGCTGACAAGATGGGCATACATCTGAGCCAGCTGTCAAAACTTACCCAGGGGAAACATGCAGCTGCGGGGCCTCCAgcccaagaaagacatggacctgttcgAGCAGGTCCAGAGGGCCacaaaaaatgatcagagggctgcaacacctttcctatgaagaaaggttgacagaattggggttgttcagcctggagagaaggctccagggagaccttattgcagccttccaatacttaaagggggcttataagaaagagactttttaccaaggcctgtagtaacaggacaaggggaaacggttttaaactgaaagaggatagatttagattggatataaagaagaattctttacgatgagggtggtgagacactagaacaggttgcccagagaagctgtggacaccctgtcattggaagtgttcaaggtcaggttggatggggctttgaacaacctgatctagtgaaagatgtccctgcccaaggcaggggcagggtggatgagatgatctttaaaggtcccttccaacccaaaccattctatgattctatgataacttctccccaggctccctggggagctggtCGCAGTCAGAAAGTGGCTGCATCGCCGCTGTAGGGTGTTTTCCCATAGCTCAAGTTCCAAGTGCCCGTTGGGTCTTGAGTCAGGCCGACCATCTGTATTTGGCACATGCAACCACTGAGCAGTATGGGGAAGAGACAGAAAGGCTGCAACACTGAGCTACAAAGGGCATTAGCTAAGGGGAATGGGGAGGACATGAGGCATAAATTAAGGCTACTGTGTGAGACCCAACAGACCTCCATTCTTATGTCAGCCACTTATTTATTAGGTGAGTGTCACATGTGGAAAGTGTGAAAAGCTCAACCAGTATCTTCATTTATCAACCAAACAAAATTTCTAGAAGACTTTTCTTCTCATGGAGCTCAAAGTACTTCAGAACCAAACAGTAAGCGTTCTTGTTTTACAGGCATGGCAGTCAAGTCAGCGATTGCTACAGTGGGTCACATCATTAAAGAGGGCTGGCAATGGTTTCCCAGACATTTTTCCACTCTCGTGGTGAGTATTTATTCAAATTATCTTCTTTCTTAGAAAAAGTCTcccaaaataagaacaaaaaaaatccaccatacAAGCAAACCTTTTTGCATTTTTGtccaaaaaataacaacagaaaattcTTACTAACGTGTAACAAGGTTAATTCCAGAAGTAAGAACAGAGAATTTTCAGTTCCACTTCTGGTGCAAACGCTAAAAAGCAATTTATGGTCTAGGAAGAACACACAGGAGCAACTGGTTGAAAGTTCtcttatattttaattatacatttgACAGTCATTGAAGAGAATCTACACATTTACCATCTGCTTTTACAGCTGGAATAATATTCAGAAGACCAGCACAAGGCACATTATAGGCATTAAACTTAGCAGAAATAGCAATGAGCAGTCATTACTTGTGGGGGTTAATTTAATATAACCTCAAGTGTCATCTCTCTCCTATGTCAGGTTGACAAATGGAAGGCTCTAACCATATTAAGTTTTAAAGGGTGTTTTAAACTGATGTGCTGCTGGAGGTAGTAACACAGAGGGGACTTAGCTACCCTATGAGTAATATGTACTGCTGAAGAGCTTTGCATTGTGCTTGTTATCACACAAGGTaactcccccccccagccctgaagTTAGCCTTATTTTAGCTAGTGCTATCATAAATACAATCCCGGAGATAGCAACTGGGCATTTCAGCACTTTCTACTGCCAAATAGGCACTTGCCAAGACCAGATCAATGATTGCACAAGAAGCAGCCCTTGCCCTCCATTCCTGGAACAGCATTCCGGAATGGCAGGGCGCTCTGCAAATAAGGAAGAAAGCCAGATATTGCAAGTCCTTTCTTAatcaaagaaaaattacattattttttatctCTCTTATGAATCTCTGGTCTGAAGTGGAAAGCAGCTGACAGGAGCAGCACGAGCATCCTTATCTGCCCCATGTGGCATGGTTACTTACTGATTACATTAGTATTTTAAATTAGGGCAACTCCAGTGGCTGTCAAGGCACTTTATCTGAGACAGGAAATTCATTCTTGGGGGTAAGGTATGTTCCTTCAACTGTGTGATAGGAAAAACGAAAGTCTAGAATGGCAATAACTCCCAAATGTGGAACGTATTCAACTTTTTTCATCACAAATGGGCTGACATACTAACATCAGCTCTTTGGAATGGCTGAAAAATTAAGCATGAATAAATTACAACCTAGAAAGAACAAGGCTAGGCTATTTCCTACTCTTAATTCTTTCAATGTGCAGTATTTGAGCTGCTCaattctctctctcctttaaaAAGTCAAAGCCCTGTAATCTTACTGGAAAAAGGAGTCCACATAGTATTGTGCAGTGCTGTCACAACGGCTTTCATTTatagccaattaaaaatagaaataagcaCTCAAAGCAGAGCCTATTTCCTTCCCACTTTTCTGTCTGCTTGCAGTTGTAAAGCATGCATATATAGATCTCCTTTGTAATTATTTCACAGCCCACCAACTGGTGTTTTATGAACCGCAGTGGTCTGCGGACCAGTAAACCTGGTACCATTTCTGCTTCCCTGCTGGGGAACCTAACTACCTAGTCTACTTCTGTCACAATTTAAGAAGTTACAGAATTAAGACTGAGATACAATCAGTTTTCCCTGAAGTGTTTTGTTTAATGATTCTATACATATGAACAAAGTGACTGAAGAGGAGCTGAAGTATGATAAAGCTAAAACTCTTCAGACTTCACACAGCACAAATTGTGCAAATTCACACAATCTACAATTAGTCACCCTACCTCAATTATGGGGACTAGAGGAACAAATAAAGATGGAGGGCTCCTTCACAGGACTTAGATAAAAAAGCACAACTTCTGCAGTTAGCATGCTCATACTGCAGCAGCAAGCTTCAACAGCTGTTACTGTTACACAAAGTCATCTAGGTTTTCTTGCTGTGTGAGGGGGTTCTTGCTCTTGGGAAAACTTGCTGGACATGTTTTGGTTTATAGACACTTGAATGTGTCTATAAAGTGAACTCTTTCCCATGCTAACATCTTGGGATCTCAAGTGATATCTCAAGCCCCTATGCTTGATGGAGG
This genomic interval from Calonectris borealis chromosome 1, bCalBor7.hap1.2, whole genome shotgun sequence contains the following:
- the LOC142091574 gene encoding apovitellenin-1 — protein: MLQSRALVIALILLLSTTLPEVHSKTIFEKDRRDWLVIPDAIAAYIYETVNKMSPKVGQFLVDAAQTPVVVVTRNFLIRETTKLSILAEQLMEKIKNLWYTRVLGY